Genomic segment of Streptomyces sp. NBC_00654:
TCGACGGCGAGGAGCACCGGGTGGCGGAGTCGTTCGCCGGGTTCCTCGCCACCCGCTCCGCCCTCGCCCGCGGGCTCCGGGACGGCCCCAATCCCGCCGTCGCCCGGCTGTGGCGGTCGACGCCGGGAGCACTGCTCGACAACGGCGTCCTGGCCTACGGGCCGCACGTGATCGAGGAGCGGAACGAGACCTTCGAGGTGGCCCGGTACGCGCCCGAGTGGGTGCTGGTCGGGGACGACAGCGGGGGCGGCGGACTGCTCATGCGGCGCCACGGCCGCGACCGGACCCGGGTGTACCACCTCGGTCTGGGTGCGATCAGCGCGGACGTCGGGACGGACGGCGAGCTGCTGACGGACGACCTGGTCGGCTGGCTGGAGTCGTCGGGCGGCTGATGTCGCCGGGCGGCCGGAGTAGCCGTGCGGCTGGAGGCGTTGGGCGGCTGGAGGCGTTGGGCGGCTGACGTCGTCGGGAGTCGACCGCCGGAAGCCGCCGTCCGGCCGCCAACTCCGGGGGGCTTGGATGCCGTTGTGCCCGGCTACGGCCAGTACAGCTTCACGTCGCCCGGGGCCTGACGCGCGGCAGGAACAACCGGCTCAAGGGCCTTGGCCTCGTCAGCTGTCACCTTCGAGAAGGTAGTCGAGTCCTTCGATGGTGTGCCACACGTCCAACTCGTCCATGTTGCGGCCCGTAACCCGTCGCACGAACCCGGGCCTCCAGGGGTGGCCTCTCGCGCCGGGGCGTTTCACGCGATCGCTCAAGTGCGCCGGGAGGCCGTCCGGCCTTCGGGGGGAGAGACTGTCAGCATGCGGACCGGTCTGCTCACCGTGCGGGAAGCGGGCCCGGCGGCATCCTCGTGCGGCGGAGCGCGGCACAGGTGACGGGCGTGAGAGGACCGGCGCGATGACCGTGACCCCTCGCGGCGGGCGCACCCCGTTGCGACGCAGTCGGCAGGTACGGGCCGGACTGGTGCAGCTGCTGTTGGCCCTCGTGGGGCTGGCTCTGGGCCTGCTCGTACCGAGGATCACCGGTGGCCCGAGCGCACCCGCGCGGCAGGTGGCCGATCTGCTGCTGTCTCTGGGTTTCGGCGTGCTCGGCACGACGGCTGTGATCTTCTCTCTGCTGTTCCTGGTGGTGCAGTGGGCCCACACCAGCTTCACCCCCCGCCTGGCCCTGTTCCGTCAGTCGCCGATCGTCTGGCGGACCTTCGCCTTCGCGATCGGTCTGGCGGTCTTCTGCGTCACGGCCGCGCTGGCGATCGGCGACCGCTCCGAGGTGACGGTCGCCGTCCCGGTCATCACCTCGATCCTGCTGCTGGCGATGCTGGCCCTGTTGCGGACCCTGCTGCTGCGCGCTCTCGCCTCGATCCAGCTCGCCCCGGTCCTGCGCTCGATCACCGAGCGGGGATCCACCGCCCTGGACACGCTCTACCCCTCGGGCACCGTTCCGGCGGCCTCCGGTCCCACCGTGACCGACGGCCCACCGGCTGCCACCGTCACCTGGCCGAGGCCCTCGGCCGTGCTCCAGCAGATCGACGTGAAAGGGCTGAGGGAAGCGGCCCGGGAAGCGGACGCGGTCATCGTGCTGCACAAGGCCCCCGGCACCACCCTGCACCAGGGGGCGCGGATCGCCGACGTGTACGGCGCCGCCATCGCGGACACCAAGGTCCTGGGATCGCTGGCGACCGGGCTGGAGCCGACGTTCGAGCAGGACCCGATGCTCGCCTTCCGCCTCCTGGCCGACATCGCTCTCAGGGCGCTCTCCTCCAGCATCAACGACCCGGCCACCGCCGTGCAGGCCCTGGACTGCGTGAAGGATCTGCTCGGCGGCCCGGCCGCGAAACGTGCGGGGGAAGCCGGCCCCCTGCGGGTCACCGGCCCCGACGGCGCGGTACGGGTCGTGATCCGGCGGCCCCCGTGGGAGGACTTCGTGCGCACGGGCATCGACGACGTCATCGTGGCGGCTCTGAACTCCCCCCTGGTCCTCACCCGTCTCCGTACGCTGTTGGCAGATCTGGAACCAGGCGCCCATCCTCACGGCCGGGAGCTGCTGAACCGGCGACGTGCCTGGGTGGAGCGCGAGATGGCCGACCGGTTCCCCGTCCTGTGGCGGGAAGCCCCACCGGACCCGCACCCGCAGGCCGGCGGAAACAGGTGACAGCCCGGGGAACCGGCCGTCAGGCCGTTGGCCGGCTCACCGGCCCCCGGGGTCCGGCTCTCGGACCCGATGCCCCGGTGAGCCGCTGTCCGGACCCGCGCCGATCGCGCTCAGCCGCCAACCCCGGCTCTCCGCGACCCTCTTGACCTCAACCAACGACTCGCTCAGCCGGCTGGCGAGGAAGTGCAGCTCCGCTCCGGTGACCCGCTGGTCCGCCAGCAGGTCAGCGGCATGCCCGAGCAGGTCGTGCGCCATGTCGAGCTGCACACGCTCCATGTCGTCCGCCATCCGTGACACATAGCCGGTGCCATCACCCAGGACGTAACCCGGTTTCCCCTCCGGCCCCGTCCAGGGAAGCAGCCTGAACGCGTGCTGGTCGTCCCACTCCCTGTTCACGCGGCGGCCTCGACGCGGCGAAGAGGCTCGGGCGTGATCTCCACACCGCGCACGGCCACCAGCAGTCCCCCGCGACGGACCCGCCGCCGTCGCTGCTCCGCCACCAACGCCTCGGCCTGCTCCCGCTCGTACGCGACGAAGTACGGACGCACCAACGGGCTGTCCTCCCCGCGCGGGGGACGCTCGCCGGTCCGGAAGACGGTCGGTCCGCCGACGTAGTCGCAGGAGTAGGGGTGGACGTACGCGCACGTGTCCAGTGGGTGCCACTGATGACGCTGATGCCGTTGGTGTCGTGCGGGGATCAGCAATCGCAGCACCGGCTCCAGAAGCCGGGCGATAGCGTGATTCATGTCAGCCTGCTTTCTCGGTGTGGCCACGCCCCCGGACCGGTTGCGTCGGTCGCGGGGGTCTCTCCTGCGTCGGCATCGCTTCTTTGCGTAGCGAACTCATCACAGAGTGGGGTCATGAGTCGCTACGCTTCCAGGGGGTTGGGGATGACAGAACGCCGGTCAAGTCTGGGAGTTGGGCTTTGATGAGGACGAACCGAAGGCCACGCACGCCACGGGAGAAGTACGGCGAGGAGCTGAGGCTGCGACGGCTCGCCGCCGGCTTGACGCAGGAGGCCCTGGCCGAAGAGGTCGTCTGCTCACCGACGTTGATCAGTCACTTCGAGGCCGGCCGCCGGCTGCCGAGCCCGGACGACGCCCAGCGGATCGACCGCGCCCTGGGTACGGACGGGTTCTTCGCCCGCTGGCTGGAGGACCTGGACACGAAGTACGCCGACCACTTCGCGGCGGTGGCCGAGCTGGAGACGCAAGCGACCCTCATCCAGCAGTTCGCGCTCTCGCTGGTGCCAGGACTGTTCCAGACGGACGGCTACGCGCGCGCACTCTTCCAGGCATACCGACCCAACCACCTCCGGGAAGAGATCGACAAGGACGTCGTCATCCGAACACAGCGTTCCCGCGTCCTGGACGGTCCGATGAAACCGGTCTTGTGGACCATGCTGGACGAGGCGGTGCTGCGGCGCGGGGTCGGCGGACCACAGGTCATGGCAGAGCAGTTGAACAAGATCGCGGACATGGCCGAGAGCGGGCGGCTGCGGCTGCATGTGCTGCCATTCGGTGTGGGAGCCCACTCGCTCCAGCAGAGTCTGCTGACGTTGCTGAGCTTCGCGGACTCCGCACCGGTGGCGTACGTTGAAGGCTTCCAGACAGGCAACTTGATGGACGATCCGGGCCTGGTGGCCTCCAGCCGCACGGCCTACGATCTGGCCCTGAGCGATGCGATGTCGCACCAGGAATCACTGGCCCTTGTGCGGGCGGCAGCAGAGGAACACGAACATGGTCACCAGTAAGCGGGGCGTTGTGGACTCGTCCGCCCTCACCGGGTGGTTCAAGTCCAGCTACAGCGGCGGAGACCAAGGCGAGTGCCTTGAGGTAACCGACAACTACACTTCCGTCCCCGTTCGCGACAGCAAAACCCCCACCGGCCCGGCCATCCTCTTCTCCCCGGGCGGCTGGTCATCGTTCGTCGCAGCCGTCAAGAACGGCCACCTCACCGCCTGACTCGTACCGAACCCCGACGAGCCACACGCCCATGTCAGGTACACCAGGGCGATACGGCCCGCAACGGAAGTCCCTGGCGCTCATCAGAGCCATCGCGGAGGAACACGAACATGCACAACACCAAGTCCCCCATCACTGACAGCTCGCCCCCGGCCGGATGGCGCAAGTCCAGCTACAGCGGCGGGGCCAACGGCGAGTGCCTTGAGGTCGCGGACGGCCACCTCTCCGTCCCCGTCCGCGACAGCAAAACCCCCACCGGCCCGGCCATCCTCTTCTCCCCGGACGGCTGGTCATCGTTCGTCGCAGCCGTCAAGAACGGCCACCTCACCGCCTGACGCAAACGGCCTCCCGGCCCCCGGCGTCGTCTCAGGGGGCGAGTGCCTCGCGCAGCCTCGCCATCATGAGACGGGCGGCCGGGGAGCGCTGGTCCGGGCGGATGGCCAGGCCGAGGCAGGCGTGCGTCGCGGCGTCCGTGATGGGTACCGGCACAACGTCCTCGTCGGCCCCCGAGGACGGGCTCAGGACCGCGACTCCGGCCCCTCGCCGGGCGAGCCCGATCAGTGTCTGCGGCGAACTGGCGTCGATGTCCACGCGCGGTTCGATTCCCGCCTGGAGGCAGGAGCGCTCGTACGCCTCCCGGATGCCCGTACCGTGCGGCAGGCAGAGGACCTTCTCCGCCTGTACGTCGGCGAGCCGCACCGACGCACGGTTCAGCGGGTGGTCCTCGGGCACGACCACGGCGATCGGTTCGTCGACGATCACGCTGACGTCCAACCCGGGCTCGGCCTGCCCGGCGAACGCGATCAGGGCCAGGTCGAGCGACCGGGCGAGCACCTGGGACCGCAGGGCTCGCGAGTCGTCCTCGTGCAGACTCACGACGAGGCCCGGGTGGGTCCTGCCGAGCCCTGCCACGGCATCCAGGAAGCCGGGGATCGAGCAGCCCGTGATCATTCCCAGGCGGATCCTGCCCCGTGTGGTCTGCGCGAACTCGGCCGCCGTGTGCTCGATGCCGTCGAGCGCCTCCAGAGCCTCCCGGGCGAGTGGCAACACGGCTTCCCCGGCGGCCGTCAGCCGGACCCGGCGTCCCGAGCGCTCCAGGAGCCGCTGCCCCAGCTCCCGTTCGAGCTTGCCCACCTGCGTACTGATGCCCGACTGACTGACGTGCAGCCGTGCCGCCGCAGCGGTGAAGGTGCCCTCGTCCACCACTGCGGCGAGGTAGCGCAGCTGATGCATTTCCATAACCAACGATGATAGTGAACATCTGAATCATCTGTTGGACGGATGGTTCGGCTTGCGGGACCCTGGACGCATGACGACTCCGGCACAGATTTCCGAGAAGTACTTCACCGCCTGGCAGGCGGGCGACTTCGACACGCTGCGCGGCCTCCTGGCCGATGACGTCGAGTTCGTCGGCGCGCTCGGGCGGGCCTCCGGGGTGGAGGAGTGCCTCGGCGGCCTGCGCGGTCTGGGCCAGGTCATGGAACGGATCGACGTGCACGCCCGGGTGGCGGACGACACGGACGTGATCACGTGGTTCGACCTGCACGTTCCCGGCGCGGCGCCCACCCCGACGGCGAACTGGAGCCATGTGGAGGACGGGAGGATCACCAGGATCCGGGTCACCTTCGACCCACGGGAGATTCTCGCGGCACTCAACCGGTGATCAGCCGGTGATCAGCCACGTCGCCCCGGCGAGCCGCTCCCTCCCCAGGTCGGGCACACCGGGGTGACGTCATGCCCGTGCGAGGAAGGCCGCACGCAGGGCCGGGTCACGCAGGAGCCCCAAGGTCTCCTCCTCGCCGTCGAAGAGCAGGTCCGCCGCCGGGTGGCCCGACTGGTGGAACATCGCGGCCAGTACGTCGGCGAGCGGGCGGTCCCACGCGACCCTGACGATCTTCGCCGCCTTGTCGTGCCGGCCCAGGTCCGTGGCGATGCTCCAGAGTTCGATGGACTGCTTGGCGGTTTCGTACGCCGTCCTGCGGCCGTCGACGAGGACCCCGCGCGAGTTGAGGCCGAACACGTCTATGCACGCGTCGCCCTGGGGCGTCAGCCCCTTGTACGTACAGAGCGGCAGCACGAGGCGCAGATGGGTCAGCGGGTCCTGGAGCGTGGGGTCCAGGAGGAGCGGGCTGCCGTCCTCCCGGGACCGGGGGAACTTGTTCCGCTTCTGGTTGCTGTTGCAGTACGAGCAGGCCAGCAGGTGGTTCAGCCACTCGAAGGTACGCAGCGGAGCGAGGCTCTTCGGCTCGAAGTGGTCGATGTCCGTGCCCTGTCCGTCGCCGCAGTACATACAGCGCTGGTGGCCGGGGGCCATGTCCGCGAGGGTGGCGAGGAGTCCCTCCCGTACCCGTCTCCGTACGGTCGAATGGGCCCACAGAGCCGCCGCCTTCTCCTTGCGCTTCGGCTCGGCGGTCCCCTCGATCTCCTGGGTGTACGTCTTCATGTGCGCTGCCGTGTCCGGGGGCAGGTCGGCGCGTTCCAGCCTGATCACCCGGCCCCGCCCGCCTCTCCGTTCCCGATCTCCCCGGCGATGCGGTGCAGTTGGGCGGACATCTCGTGCACACGCGCCGCGGGAGAGCTGGTGAGCAGGTCCTTCAGGGCCTTGTAGCGGGCGACGGTGTCCGGCGAGGTGTCGCCCTCGTACACCTGGGACTCCAGCGCGACGAACTCGGCCCGGAGGTGTTCGGCGCGCACCGAGTAGGGGGTGTCGAGTCCGAAGAGATCGGAGAGGATCGCGTCGTCGCCGCTGCCGTAGACCACGCGTTCGTACAGGTCTTCCGGTACGACCTCGGGCGCGGCGTCCTCCTCCACACCCGGCAGCCGGATCAGGCCGCCGGGGTCGGCCGCCTGGCAGATGTACGGGCTGTGGGTCGTCACGATGAACTGGATGTGGGGGAAGTGCGAGGTCAGCCAGGGGCCGATGCGGCGCTGCCAGGAGACATGGAGGTGGGCGTCGATCTCGTCGATGATCACGACACCGGGCACATGGAGGGGGCTGGGTCCGTCCTCGTTGCCCTCTCCGGCGAACACCACGTCGCCGAAGGTGTCGTGGATCTGCTTCAGCAGGTCGACGACGAGTGCGGCCACGGTACGGAATCCGTCGCTCATCTCCCGCAGCGGGAACCGGTGGCCGTCGCGCGAGACCCACAGCCCCTCGGAGTCGACGTCCTCCACGCGATAGCCGTCGGGAAGAAGTCCGTCGCCGAGCACGGAAAGCGCTGCCCACTTCAGTGCTGCGGCGCCCTCACGTCCTTCGAGCGCGCGCAGGTGCTGTTCGATCAGCCAGGCGACGCCTTCGGCCAGGGAGGCGTCCTCGTGGAAGAGGCTCGCCTGCCGGGCCACCGGCCCCGAGGCCAGCATCAGCCGCTGCACCTCGCCCGACCCCCCGGCCATCCGCCGGAACGGTCCGTAGGCGGCGCAGAACCAGCCGACCGGGTTGTCGGCCCAGGGGCCGCGTCGAGCGGTGCTGCTCTGCGCGTCGGTGTAGCGGATCTCCTCCAGCGACGGCCGGCTTCCCCTCCTGTGGGAGGACCGGGTGTCCGATGCCCCGTCCGGTCGGGCCCGCCACCGCAGACCGGCCTTGAAGCCGGTGCTCGGAGGCCGGCCGTAGGTGAACCGGTCGAAGTCCGCGTCTCTGGCGATCAATGCCTCGGCCCGTCCCGCCGACGTGCCCCGCGTCACCCAGTTGTCGAAGTCGGGCACCAGGCCCCGCGCCGCCACCGGTCCGCTCAGGGCCAGGGCCAGCGCCCGGAGCAGCGTCGTCTTCCCCGCGCCGTTGCGTCCCGCGAGGACGGTCCACCCGGCGTGCGAGCCGTCCGGGCGGGTCAGTGTCAGGTCGACGACGCGCGGACCGTGGAACGACTTGATGTTCTCGACGTACACGCGGGAGACGTACATGGGTGACGGTTCCGTCCGGTGTGGAAGGGGCGGGGCGGAGGTCGCTGTCGCAGCGGCCGGCCCTCGCAGCGCTCCTCGACCACCGTACGGTACGGACGGAGCCCACCGTCCGACTCGTGCGGACGGGTCGAGGAGGAGCGGCCCCACGAAAGCCGGGGAGGAGCGGCCCCACGAGAGTCGGGGAGAAGCAGCCCCGCGAAAGCGGAATGGGGCCCGGCCGCACGGCCGGACCCCCCTCGCTTTCCCCTCCCGTCGGGCTTCCCGATCCCCCCGGACCCCTCCCCGGAAGTCCCGACGCCATGTGTGACCCGGCAGGGTACGCAAAGGTTGCATCCCTTTGCGATCTCTTTACCCTGGGTCGCCAACAGGCCTCTCAGCAGGCATGTTGCAGGTAACGGGCCGCCACTTCGGCGAGGACTTCGGCTCCTTCGCGGGCCCACAGGCCCTCGTTGAAGATCTCCACCTCGATGGGCCCGTCGAAGCCCGCCGCCTCGACCAGACGACGCCAGGCGCGGAAGTCCACGCTGCCGTCGCCCAGTTGGCCACGGCCCACCAGAACGCCCGCCGGAAGCGGGGTGATCCAGTCCGCGAGCTGGAAGGAGTGGATCCGGCCGCCCCGCCCCGCCCGTGCGATCTGGGCGGGGGCCTGGTCGTCCCACCAGATGTGGTACGTGTCGACGACCACCCCGACCTGCTCGGCGGGGAAGCGTTCCGCGATGTCGAGCGCCTGGCCGAGCGTGGAGACCACGCAGCGGTCCGAGGCGAACATCGGGTGCAGCGGTTCGATCGCGAGGCGTACGCCGCGCTCGGCCGCGTACGGGCCCAGTTCGGCGAGGGCGTCCGCGATGCGTTCACGGGCGCCGTGCAGGTCGCGGCTGCCCGCCGGGAGGCCGCCGGAGACGAGGACGAGGGTGTCGGTGGACAGGGCCGCCGCCTCGTCGACCGCCGCCCGGTTGTCGTCCAGGGCGCGGGCCCGTTCGGCCGGGTCCAGGGCGGTGAAGAAACCGCCCCGGCACAGGCTGGTGACGGAGATCCCCGCGTCCTTCAGCAGGCCCGCCGCGCGCTCGGCCCCGTACTCCTGGACCGGCGCGCGCCACAGGCCGACCTGGTCGATGCCCGCCTTGACGCAGCCCTCCGTCAGCTCGGGCAGGGACCACTGCTTGATGGTCTCCTGATTGAGGGAGAGCCTGGCCAGGTCGTTGGTCATCGGGAACCTCCGTGGACCGTCAGCAGCGCCCGCATCCGGGACGCGGCCAGCTCGGGGTCGGGGAACAGGCCCAGCCGGTCGGCCAGTTCGTACGCCTTCGCCAGGTGCGGCAGCGAGCGGGCGGACTGCAGACCGCCGACCATCGTGAAGTGTTCCTGGTGGCCCGCGAGCCAGGCGAGGAAGACCACGCCCGTCTTGTAGAAGCGGGTGGGGGTCCGGAACAGATGACGCGACAGTTCGACCGTGGGGTCGAGCAGATCCCGGAAGCCCTGGGTGTCGCCGGTGTCCAGCACCCGTACCGCGTGTGCCGCCAGGGGGCCGAGCGGGTCGAAGATGCCGAGCAGCGCGTGGCTGAAGCCGCGTTCGTCGCCCGCGATCAGCTCCGGGTAGTTGAAGTCGTCGCCGGTGTAGCAGCGGACCCCGCCCGGGAGGCGGCGGCGGACGTCGATCTCGCGTTCCGCGTCCAGCAGGGACATCTTGATGCCGTCCACCTTGTCCGGGTGCTCGGCGATGACCTTGAGGAACGTATCGGTCGCGGCGTCGAGATCCGCGCTGCCCCAGTAGCCGGCCAGCGCGGGGTCGAACATCGGGCCGAGCCAGTGCAGGACGACGGGCTCCGAGGCCTGGCGCAGCAGGTGCGCGTACGTCTCCAGGTAGTCCTCGGGGCCCTTCGCCACCGCCGCGAGAGCGCGGGACGCCATCAGGATGGCCTGGGCCCCGCTCTCCTCGACCAGGGCGAGCTGCTCCTCGTACGCCGCGCGTACCCCGGCGAGCGTGGCCGGGCCGGCCGGGAGCTGGTCGGTGCCGACGCCGCAGGCGATACGGCCGCCGACGGCCTTCGCCTCGGCGGCGGAACGGCGGATCAGTTCGGCCGCGCCCGCCCAGTCCAGGCCCATGCCACGCTGAGCGGTGTCCATCGCCTCGGCGACGCCCAGGCCGTGCGACCACAGGTGGCGGCGGAAGGCGAGGGTGGCGTCCCAGTCGACGGCCGCCGGGTCGTCCGCGCTGACGTCCGCGTAGGGGTCGGCGACGACATGGGCGGCGGAGAAGACCGTACGGGAGGCGAGCGGGGCCTTGCCCGGGGCCAGGTCCAGCGGGGTGGCGCGGGGTTCGTAGGGGCCCTGCGGAAGGTGGATGGTGCTCATGAGGTCAGCTCCGGGTGCGGAGGGCGGGGCGTCGCGGCGCCGGCGCCGGGCCCCGGGTGCGCGGCGTGGGCCGTCGCCGTTCCGGTCCCCGGACGCACGGTGCCGGGCGTCACAGCGTCAGCTCCGGGACGTCGAAGCGGCGGCCCTCCGCCGACGACTTGAGGCCCAGCTCGGCCAGCTGCACCCCGCGCGCACCGGCCATCAGGTCCCAGGTGTACGGCTCGTCCAGCGCGACATGGCGCAGGAACAGCTCCCACTGGGCCTTGAAGCCGTTGTCGAAGACCGCGTTGTCGGGGACTTCCTGCCACTGGTTGCGGAACGGCTCGGTGACCGGGAGGTCCGGGTTCCAGACCGGCTTGGGCGTGGCCGAGCGGTGCTGGACGCGGCAGTTGCGGAGTCCGGCGACGGCGGAGCCGTGGGTTCCGTCGACCTGGAACTCGACCAGCTCGTCGCGGTTGACCCGTACCGTCCAGGAGGAGTTGATCTGTGCCACGGCGCCGCCCGCCAGCTGGAAGATGCCGTACGCGGCGTCGTCGGCGGTCGCGGCGTAGGGCTTGCCCTGCTCGTCCCAGCGCTGCGGGAGGTGTGTCTGCACATGCGCCTGGACCGTGGTGACCTGGCCGAACAGCTCGTGGAGCACGTACTCCCAGTGCGGGAACATGTCGACGACGATGCCGCCGCCGTCCTCGGCGCGGTAGTTCCAGGACGGGCGCTGGGCCTCCTGCCAGTCGCCCTCGAACACCCAGTAGCCGAACTCGCCGCGCACGGAGAGGATCTCGCCGAAGAAGCCGCCGTCGATGAGGCGCTTCAGCTTCAGCAGGCCCGGCAGGAAGATCTTGTCCTGGACGACGCCGTGCTTGATTCCGGCGTCACGGGCCAGCCGGGCCAGCTCCAGGGCGCCCTCGACGTCCGTGGCGGTGGGCTTCTCGGTGTAGATGTGCTTGCCCGCCGCGATGGCCTTCTTGATCGCGTCGACGCGCGCGGAGGTGACCTGGGCGTCGAAGTAGATGTCGATGGTGTCGTCGGCGAGCACCGCGTCCAGGTCCGTCGACCACTCGGTCAGACCGTGCTGTGCGGCGAGCGCCTCCAGCGCGTGGGCCCTCCGGCCGACGAGGACGGGCTCGGGCCACAGCACGTCGCCGTCACCGAGATCGAGGCCGCCCTGCTCGCGGATCGCGAGGATCGAGCGCACCAGGTGCTGCCGGTATCCCATGCGACCCGTGACGCCGTTCATGGCGATGCGCACTGTCCTGCGTGTCACGAAGTTCCCTCCATACAGCCGTAGCAAGCGCTTTCTATCGGGGATGACGCTAGCCTGCCGACAGCGGCCCGGACAAGAGGGGGCGCCCCCGGAACTCCTCGGTAACCCCCCGCGACCTCTCGGAGGACAGTGATGACAGTCACCCTGGCGGACGTGGCGGCCCGCGCCCGGGTGTCCCCGGCCACCGTCTCGCGCGTGCTCAACGGCAACTACCCGGTGGCCGCGTCGACGCGGGAGCGGGTCCTGCGTGCCGTGGACGAGCTGGACTACGTGCTCAACGGACCGGCCAGCTCGCTCGCCGCCGCCACCTCGGACCTGGTCGGCATCCTGGTCAACGACATCGCGGACCCGTTCTTCGGGATCATGGCGGGGGCCACGCAG
This window contains:
- a CDS encoding nuclear transport factor 2 family protein, with protein sequence MTTPAQISEKYFTAWQAGDFDTLRGLLADDVEFVGALGRASGVEECLGGLRGLGQVMERIDVHARVADDTDVITWFDLHVPGAAPTPTANWSHVEDGRITRIRVTFDPREILAALNR
- a CDS encoding Gfo/Idh/MocA family protein translates to MTRRTVRIAMNGVTGRMGYRQHLVRSILAIREQGGLDLGDGDVLWPEPVLVGRRAHALEALAAQHGLTEWSTDLDAVLADDTIDIYFDAQVTSARVDAIKKAIAAGKHIYTEKPTATDVEGALELARLARDAGIKHGVVQDKIFLPGLLKLKRLIDGGFFGEILSVRGEFGYWVFEGDWQEAQRPSWNYRAEDGGGIVVDMFPHWEYVLHELFGQVTTVQAHVQTHLPQRWDEQGKPYAATADDAAYGIFQLAGGAVAQINSSWTVRVNRDELVEFQVDGTHGSAVAGLRNCRVQHRSATPKPVWNPDLPVTEPFRNQWQEVPDNAVFDNGFKAQWELFLRHVALDEPYTWDLMAGARGVQLAELGLKSSAEGRRFDVPELTL
- a CDS encoding helix-turn-helix transcriptional regulator, whose amino-acid sequence is MRTNRRPRTPREKYGEELRLRRLAAGLTQEALAEEVVCSPTLISHFEAGRRLPSPDDAQRIDRALGTDGFFARWLEDLDTKYADHFAAVAELETQATLIQQFALSLVPGLFQTDGYARALFQAYRPNHLREEIDKDVVIRTQRSRVLDGPMKPVLWTMLDEAVLRRGVGGPQVMAEQLNKIADMAESGRLRLHVLPFGVGAHSLQQSLLTLLSFADSAPVAYVEGFQTGNLMDDPGLVASSRTAYDLALSDAMSHQESLALVRAAAEEHEHGHQ
- a CDS encoding dihydrodipicolinate synthase family protein, with amino-acid sequence MSTIHLPQGPYEPRATPLDLAPGKAPLASRTVFSAAHVVADPYADVSADDPAAVDWDATLAFRRHLWSHGLGVAEAMDTAQRGMGLDWAGAAELIRRSAAEAKAVGGRIACGVGTDQLPAGPATLAGVRAAYEEQLALVEESGAQAILMASRALAAVAKGPEDYLETYAHLLRQASEPVVLHWLGPMFDPALAGYWGSADLDAATDTFLKVIAEHPDKVDGIKMSLLDAEREIDVRRRLPGGVRCYTGDDFNYPELIAGDERGFSHALLGIFDPLGPLAAHAVRVLDTGDTQGFRDLLDPTVELSRHLFRTPTRFYKTGVVFLAWLAGHQEHFTMVGGLQSARSLPHLAKAYELADRLGLFPDPELAASRMRALLTVHGGSR
- a CDS encoding DUF2254 family protein encodes the protein MTVTPRGGRTPLRRSRQVRAGLVQLLLALVGLALGLLVPRITGGPSAPARQVADLLLSLGFGVLGTTAVIFSLLFLVVQWAHTSFTPRLALFRQSPIVWRTFAFAIGLAVFCVTAALAIGDRSEVTVAVPVITSILLLAMLALLRTLLLRALASIQLAPVLRSITERGSTALDTLYPSGTVPAASGPTVTDGPPAATVTWPRPSAVLQQIDVKGLREAAREADAVIVLHKAPGTTLHQGARIADVYGAAIADTKVLGSLATGLEPTFEQDPMLAFRLLADIALRALSSSINDPATAVQALDCVKDLLGGPAAKRAGEAGPLRVTGPDGAVRVVIRRPPWEDFVRTGIDDVIVAALNSPLVLTRLRTLLADLEPGAHPHGRELLNRRRAWVEREMADRFPVLWREAPPDPHPQAGGNR
- a CDS encoding ATP-binding protein; protein product: MYVSRVYVENIKSFHGPRVVDLTLTRPDGSHAGWTVLAGRNGAGKTTLLRALALALSGPVAARGLVPDFDNWVTRGTSAGRAEALIARDADFDRFTYGRPPSTGFKAGLRWRARPDGASDTRSSHRRGSRPSLEEIRYTDAQSSTARRGPWADNPVGWFCAAYGPFRRMAGGSGEVQRLMLASGPVARQASLFHEDASLAEGVAWLIEQHLRALEGREGAAALKWAALSVLGDGLLPDGYRVEDVDSEGLWVSRDGHRFPLREMSDGFRTVAALVVDLLKQIHDTFGDVVFAGEGNEDGPSPLHVPGVVIIDEIDAHLHVSWQRRIGPWLTSHFPHIQFIVTTHSPYICQAADPGGLIRLPGVEEDAAPEVVPEDLYERVVYGSGDDAILSDLFGLDTPYSVRAEHLRAEFVALESQVYEGDTSPDTVARYKALKDLLTSSPAARVHEMSAQLHRIAGEIGNGEAGGAG
- a CDS encoding HNH endonuclease codes for the protein MIRLERADLPPDTAAHMKTYTQEIEGTAEPKRKEKAAALWAHSTVRRRVREGLLATLADMAPGHQRCMYCGDGQGTDIDHFEPKSLAPLRTFEWLNHLLACSYCNSNQKRNKFPRSREDGSPLLLDPTLQDPLTHLRLVLPLCTYKGLTPQGDACIDVFGLNSRGVLVDGRRTAYETAKQSIELWSIATDLGRHDKAAKIVRVAWDRPLADVLAAMFHQSGHPAADLLFDGEEETLGLLRDPALRAAFLARA
- a CDS encoding DUF397 domain-containing protein — encoded protein: MHNTKSPITDSSPPAGWRKSSYSGGANGECLEVADGHLSVPVRDSKTPTGPAILFSPDGWSSFVAAVKNGHLTA
- a CDS encoding DUF397 domain-containing protein, producing MVTSKRGVVDSSALTGWFKSSYSGGDQGECLEVTDNYTSVPVRDSKTPTGPAILFSPGGWSSFVAAVKNGHLTA
- a CDS encoding SMI1/KNR4 family protein; the protein is MRPDLTQLRELVEATPGFGRRPAVAVPEAAIREAEERVGPLPPSYRWWLTEYGHGRAGGADLATVVPGGFADDVYEDITAGWRRDGARLCFAVEPDCGDTYSFTLDGSGACGEGEYPVVRRDGLDGEEHRVAESFAGFLATRSALARGLRDGPNPAVARLWRSTPGALLDNGVLAYGPHVIEERNETFEVARYAPEWVLVGDDSGGGGLLMRRHGRDRTRVYHLGLGAISADVGTDGELLTDDLVGWLESSGG
- a CDS encoding sugar phosphate isomerase/epimerase, encoding MTNDLARLSLNQETIKQWSLPELTEGCVKAGIDQVGLWRAPVQEYGAERAAGLLKDAGISVTSLCRGGFFTALDPAERARALDDNRAAVDEAAALSTDTLVLVSGGLPAGSRDLHGARERIADALAELGPYAAERGVRLAIEPLHPMFASDRCVVSTLGQALDIAERFPAEQVGVVVDTYHIWWDDQAPAQIARAGRGGRIHSFQLADWITPLPAGVLVGRGQLGDGSVDFRAWRRLVEAAGFDGPIEVEIFNEGLWAREGAEVLAEVAARYLQHAC
- a CDS encoding LysR family transcriptional regulator — encoded protein: MEMHQLRYLAAVVDEGTFTAAAARLHVSQSGISTQVGKLERELGQRLLERSGRRVRLTAAGEAVLPLAREALEALDGIEHTAAEFAQTTRGRIRLGMITGCSIPGFLDAVAGLGRTHPGLVVSLHEDDSRALRSQVLARSLDLALIAFAGQAEPGLDVSVIVDEPIAVVVPEDHPLNRASVRLADVQAEKVLCLPHGTGIREAYERSCLQAGIEPRVDIDASSPQTLIGLARRGAGVAVLSPSSGADEDVVPVPITDAATHACLGLAIRPDQRSPAARLMMARLREALAP